The Halichoerus grypus chromosome 14, mHalGry1.hap1.1, whole genome shotgun sequence genome contains a region encoding:
- the LOC118547795 gene encoding protein NipSnap homolog 3A-like isoform X3 gives MSEETNKSTKGHVPFKRARRWAREGREQTGRCRHASRHQRRRSRRRVLPQPASARSSVAALFPADNFAHRTEVRKAVAKDKEWQQSVVPNLALIDEQETEITYLVPWSKLEKPAKEGVYELVIFQMKPGGPALWGDAFKRAINAHVDLGYSKLVGVFHTEYGALNRVHVLWWNESADSRAAGRHQSHEDPRVVAAVRESVNYLVSQQNTLLIPTSFSPLK, from the exons ATGTCTGAGGAAACAAACAAGAGTACCAAAGGCCACGTGCCGTTCAAACGCGCCAGGCGCTGGGCCCGGGAAGGACGCGAGCAGACGGGGCGGTGCCGCCACGCCTCCCGGCACCAGAGGCGGCGCTCACGCCGCCGAGTCCTGCCGCAGCCTGCGTCCGCCAGGAGTTCAGTCGCTGCTCTTTTCCCGGCGG ATAATTTTGCTCATCGAACTGAAGTTCGGAAAGCCGTGGCCAAAGATAAGGAATGGCAACAATCTGTCGTTCCAAATCTGGCTCTCATAGATGAACAAGAGACTGAGATCACTTACCTGGTGCCATGGAGCAAATTAGAAAAGCCTGCAAAAGAAG GAGTCTATGAACTggttatttttcagatgaagccAGGTGGGCCAGCTTTGTGGGGTGATGCATTTAAAAGGGCAATTAATGCCCATGTGGATCTAGGCTACTCAAAACTAGTTGGAGTTTTCCACACAGAATATGGAGCACTCAACAGAG TTCACGTTCTTTGGTGGAATGAGAGTGCAGACAGTCGTGCGGCTGGGAGACATCAGTCTCATGAGGATCCCAGGGTTGTGGCAGCTG TTCGGGAGAGTGTCAATTACCTCGTGTCTCAGCAGAATACGCTTCTGATCCCTACATCATTTTCACCTCTAAAATAG
- the LOC118547795 gene encoding protein NipSnap homolog 3A-like isoform X1: MLVLRSGLTRALAARKLAPQVCSSFATGPRQYDGTFYEFRTYCLKPSKMNEFLENVKKNIHLRTAHSELVGYWSVEFGGQMNKVFHIWKYDNFAHRTEVRKAVAKDKEWQQSVVPNLALIDEQETEITYLVPWSKLEKPAKEGVYELVIFQMKPGGPALWGDAFKRAINAHVDLGYSKLVGVFHTEYGALNRVHVLWWNESADSRAAGRHQSHEDPRVVAAVRESVNYLVSQQNTLLIPTSFSPLK, from the exons ATGCTCGTCCTCCGAAGCGGCCTGACTAGGGCTCTGGCTGCGCGGAAGCTCGCGCCTCAG GTGTGCTCATCTTTTGCTACGGGCCCCAGACAATACGATGGAACATTCTATGAATTTCGTACCTATTGCCTTAAGCCCTCAAAGATGAATGAGTTTctggaaaatgttaagaaaaacatACATCTTCGGACAGCTCACTCTGAATTGGTTGGATACTGGAGTGTAGAATTTGGAGGCCAAATGAATAAAGTGTTTCATATTTGGAAGTATG ATAATTTTGCTCATCGAACTGAAGTTCGGAAAGCCGTGGCCAAAGATAAGGAATGGCAACAATCTGTCGTTCCAAATCTGGCTCTCATAGATGAACAAGAGACTGAGATCACTTACCTGGTGCCATGGAGCAAATTAGAAAAGCCTGCAAAAGAAG GAGTCTATGAACTggttatttttcagatgaagccAGGTGGGCCAGCTTTGTGGGGTGATGCATTTAAAAGGGCAATTAATGCCCATGTGGATCTAGGCTACTCAAAACTAGTTGGAGTTTTCCACACAGAATATGGAGCACTCAACAGAG TTCACGTTCTTTGGTGGAATGAGAGTGCAGACAGTCGTGCGGCTGGGAGACATCAGTCTCATGAGGATCCCAGGGTTGTGGCAGCTG TTCGGGAGAGTGTCAATTACCTCGTGTCTCAGCAGAATACGCTTCTGATCCCTACATCATTTTCACCTCTAAAATAG
- the LOC118547795 gene encoding protein NipSnap homolog 3A-like isoform X2 codes for MLVLRSGLTRALAARKLAPQVCSSFATGPRQYDGTFYEFRTYCLKPSKMNEFLENVKKNIHLRTAHSELVGYWSVEFGGQMNKVFHIWKYDNFAHRTEVRKAVAKDKEWQQSVVPNLALIDEQETEITYLVPWSKLEKPAKEVHVLWWNESADSRAAGRHQSHEDPRVVAAVRESVNYLVSQQNTLLIPTSFSPLK; via the exons ATGCTCGTCCTCCGAAGCGGCCTGACTAGGGCTCTGGCTGCGCGGAAGCTCGCGCCTCAG GTGTGCTCATCTTTTGCTACGGGCCCCAGACAATACGATGGAACATTCTATGAATTTCGTACCTATTGCCTTAAGCCCTCAAAGATGAATGAGTTTctggaaaatgttaagaaaaacatACATCTTCGGACAGCTCACTCTGAATTGGTTGGATACTGGAGTGTAGAATTTGGAGGCCAAATGAATAAAGTGTTTCATATTTGGAAGTATG ATAATTTTGCTCATCGAACTGAAGTTCGGAAAGCCGTGGCCAAAGATAAGGAATGGCAACAATCTGTCGTTCCAAATCTGGCTCTCATAGATGAACAAGAGACTGAGATCACTTACCTGGTGCCATGGAGCAAATTAGAAAAGCCTGCAAAAGAAG TTCACGTTCTTTGGTGGAATGAGAGTGCAGACAGTCGTGCGGCTGGGAGACATCAGTCTCATGAGGATCCCAGGGTTGTGGCAGCTG TTCGGGAGAGTGTCAATTACCTCGTGTCTCAGCAGAATACGCTTCTGATCCCTACATCATTTTCACCTCTAAAATAG
- the LOC118547795 gene encoding protein NipSnap homolog 3A-like isoform X4 — protein sequence MNEFLENVKKNIHLRTAHSELVGYWSVEFGGQMNKVFHIWKYDNFAHRTEVRKAVAKDKEWQQSVVPNLALIDEQETEITYLVPWSKLEKPAKEGVYELVIFQMKPGGPALWGDAFKRAINAHVDLGYSKLVGVFHTEYGALNRVHVLWWNESADSRAAGRHQSHEDPRVVAAVRESVNYLVSQQNTLLIPTSFSPLK from the exons ATGAATGAGTTTctggaaaatgttaagaaaaacatACATCTTCGGACAGCTCACTCTGAATTGGTTGGATACTGGAGTGTAGAATTTGGAGGCCAAATGAATAAAGTGTTTCATATTTGGAAGTATG ATAATTTTGCTCATCGAACTGAAGTTCGGAAAGCCGTGGCCAAAGATAAGGAATGGCAACAATCTGTCGTTCCAAATCTGGCTCTCATAGATGAACAAGAGACTGAGATCACTTACCTGGTGCCATGGAGCAAATTAGAAAAGCCTGCAAAAGAAG GAGTCTATGAACTggttatttttcagatgaagccAGGTGGGCCAGCTTTGTGGGGTGATGCATTTAAAAGGGCAATTAATGCCCATGTGGATCTAGGCTACTCAAAACTAGTTGGAGTTTTCCACACAGAATATGGAGCACTCAACAGAG TTCACGTTCTTTGGTGGAATGAGAGTGCAGACAGTCGTGCGGCTGGGAGACATCAGTCTCATGAGGATCCCAGGGTTGTGGCAGCTG TTCGGGAGAGTGTCAATTACCTCGTGTCTCAGCAGAATACGCTTCTGATCCCTACATCATTTTCACCTCTAAAATAG